A part of Gossypium hirsutum isolate 1008001.06 chromosome A07, Gossypium_hirsutum_v2.1, whole genome shotgun sequence genomic DNA contains:
- the LOC107953256 gene encoding uncharacterized protein, which yields MSFLVSFLSTSPPFYFKPSINFESLCIFFFALEKTTLESPSMAACGSIKHIFENPLPENPTLLESLSSSSSWKPGIKPLDQKPSFTEFFGELHFQENLSISHSSSTTSSFPTLKVSRSIGVYSHGNGENSSNCHKKSDSFSLNPESLQLCTEELGFESSYGVEEVNNEMNQDWESKKTKAPSPTTKHSTMENQNGEMKRSRASSGGGFPPPISCIGKSGKPWFCFKSYRQDGRFVLKQVRIPTQEFLHACREDGRLKLQFVQPNDEQVLEDEDFEDDDDLEDEMINGDIDEEDSEQVS from the coding sequence ATGTCGTTTCTCGTGTCCTTCCTCTCTACCTCTCCCCCCTTTTACTTTAAGCCCTCAATCAACTTCGAATCCCTTTGTATTTTCTTCTTTGCTTTAGAGAAAACAACACTGGAAAGCCCATCCATGGCTGCCTGTGGAAGCATTAAACACATCTTTGAAAACCCATTACCTGAAAACCCTACTTTGCTTGAatccctttcttcttcttcttcatggaAGCCTGGGATTAAACCCCTTGACCAAAAACCTTCTTTCACTGAATTCTTTGGTGAACTTCATTTCCAGGAAAATTTAAGTATTTCCCACTCTTCTTCTACTACCTCTTCCTTTCCTACATTGAAGGTCTCCAGGAGTATTGGTGTTTATTCCCATGGAAATGGTGAAAACAGTTCTAATTGCCATAAGAAGAGTGATAGCTTCTCGTTGAACCCTGAGAGCCTCCAGCTGTGTACTGAAGAGCTTGGATTTGAGAGCTCCTATGGTGTTGAAGAGGTGAACAATGAGATGAACCAAGACTGGGAAAGCAAAAAGACGAAAGCACCATCACCAACAAcaaagcattcaacaatggagaATCAGAATGGTGAAATGAAGAGGTCAAGAGCAAGTAGTGGAGGAGGATTTCCACCGCCGATTTCATGTATTGGGAAAAGTGGGAAGCCATGGTTTTGCTTTAAATCTTACAGGCAAGATGGCAGATTTGTGCTGAAACAGGTGAGGATCCCCACGCAAGAATTCTTGCATGCGTGTAGGGAAGATGGGCGTTTGAAGCTGCAATTTGTGCAGCCTAATGATGAACAAGTTTTGGAAGATGAAGATTTTGAGGATGATGATGATTTAGAAGATGAAATGATAAATGGTGATATTGATGAAGAAGATAGTGAACAAGTTTCATAA
- the LOC107953255 gene encoding uncharacterized protein, which yields MDLAPKPTANKVNWSWTSALIGAASATAAAALISAKPKDPTFHLISIKLTSFKINLSNINADLTLTVHVSNPNITPIHYSSTTMSIFYDGSFLGEAHVKAGSQPPRSCRVLELPARLDGIELAHHAGKFFADVAKREMALDAKVEISGTAKMLWWEHRFKVHVECHVTVDPVVLDVIDQENESQLELFLAS from the coding sequence ATGGACCTTGCGCCAAAACCCACGGCTAACAAGGTAAATTGGAGTTGGACCTCCGCGTTAATCGGCGCAGCCTCGGCCACGGCCGCCGCCGCTCTCATCAGTGCCAAACCCAAAGACCCAACTTTCCACCTCATCTCCATCAAACTCACTTCCTTCAAGATCAACCTCTCCAACATCAACGCCGACCTAACCCTCACTGTCCACGTCAGCAACCCCAACATCACCCCCATCCATTACTCTTCCACCACGATGTCCATCTTCTACGACGGCTCCTTCCTTGGGGAAGCTCATGTCAAAGCCGGGTCCCAACCGCCCCGCTCTTGCCGGGTCTTGGAGCTACCGGCTCGTCTGGACGGGATAGAGTTGGCTCACCATGCGGGTAAGTTTTTCGCGGACGTGGCCAAAAGAGAGATGGCGCTGGATGCTAAGGTGGAGATTAGCGGCACCGCTAAGATGCTATGGTGGGAACATAGGTTTAAAGTCCACGTGGAGTGTCATGTTACCGTTGATCCGGTTGTCCTTGATGTGATTGATCAAGAAAATGAATCCCAATTGGAGCTTTTCCTTGCTTCGTAG